A single region of the Deefgea piscis genome encodes:
- a CDS encoding tail protein X encodes MEFIEHRSAEGERWDHLAWRYYGDACLYQPILDANPQLRILPALSGGLRVRIPILEAGDSDQAAFEDLPPWKR; translated from the coding sequence ATGGAATTTATTGAGCATCGAAGCGCGGAAGGCGAGCGCTGGGATCATCTGGCTTGGCGCTATTACGGAGATGCATGTTTATATCAACCGATATTAGATGCCAATCCGCAATTGCGCATTTTGCCGGCACTGTCGGGTGGTTTACGTGTACGCATCCCGATTTTAGAAGCGGGTGATAGCGATCAAGCTGCTTTTGAGGATTTGCCGCCGTGGAAGAGATAG
- a CDS encoding phage late control D family protein: MEEIEKTAAENKYAGPRRPVFFVEYDKKDITAYLTPYLLSVTYVDKLTGEADELELRLEDRAGLWRGAWYPQKGDQLRLTMGYQGETMLDCGVFEVDEIELEGPPDTVVLKGLAAAVSKAVRTKISKAYDGMDLDTLAKQVADKHGLKKVGDVELIYLGRVTQNQETDLAFLSRIASQYGYLVAVRDKQLFFSQRESTMDRQSVLQVHRKQMKRYRFTDKTSAIYRAATVSYLDPKSNKLLEFTAHDKALAKQKHADVLKLNARAENKQQAEVMARAALKEKNLKATEGEVTLIGDVRAIAGNSLDVLDMGVLDGQYQITLSRHTIQRSAGYETAVTLQRLGAIQEKG; the protein is encoded by the coding sequence GTGGAAGAGATAGAAAAAACCGCCGCTGAAAACAAGTATGCCGGGCCGCGTCGCCCGGTTTTTTTTGTTGAGTACGATAAAAAAGACATTACTGCGTATTTGACGCCGTATCTGTTGTCGGTGACGTATGTCGACAAATTAACGGGCGAGGCTGATGAGCTTGAATTGCGTTTAGAAGATCGTGCTGGCCTATGGCGTGGGGCATGGTATCCGCAAAAAGGGGATCAATTGCGCTTAACCATGGGCTATCAGGGCGAAACCATGCTCGACTGCGGGGTGTTTGAAGTCGATGAAATCGAGCTAGAAGGCCCGCCAGATACAGTGGTACTAAAAGGTTTGGCAGCGGCGGTGTCTAAGGCCGTTCGGACCAAAATCAGTAAAGCATACGATGGCATGGATTTGGACACACTGGCCAAGCAAGTCGCTGATAAGCATGGCTTGAAAAAAGTGGGCGATGTGGAGTTGATTTATTTGGGGCGTGTCACGCAAAACCAAGAAACTGATTTGGCGTTTTTAAGCCGCATTGCCAGCCAATACGGTTATCTAGTGGCGGTACGTGATAAACAGCTGTTTTTTAGTCAGCGCGAATCAACGATGGATAGACAAAGCGTGCTGCAAGTACATCGTAAACAAATGAAACGCTATCGGTTTACTGACAAAACCAGTGCAATTTATCGTGCGGCCACGGTGAGTTATCTCGACCCTAAAAGTAATAAATTGCTTGAATTTACCGCGCATGACAAAGCGCTGGCCAAGCAAAAACACGCTGATGTGCTCAAGCTGAATGCGCGAGCTGAAAATAAACAGCAAGCCGAAGTGATGGCACGAGCGGCGTTGAAAGAGAAAAACTTAAAGGCCACTGAGGGTGAAGTGACTTTAATCGGTGATGTGCGCGCCATTGCTGGCAATTCACTCGATGTGCTCGATATGGGCGTACTCGATGGGCAG